DNA sequence from the Candidatus Cloacimonadaceae bacterium genome:
AGAGCCAGCAAAGAGAGGTTCAGCGCTTGGCTCGGGAGTTTCGGATTAGCAGTCAAAGCGCAGGCAAATACCCCTACGAGGGCTTCGAAATGATGATGCGTAAGCTTGGTTTTACCACTGAGGACTTCGCTAATCTCACCCTGCCGGAGCTGTACCTGCGGCTCTGTCTGACGAGTATGAAAGCCTACAGAGGAGACATCTAATGGATGCACTGATCGGATGGATCGGAGGTAAACGCCTCCTCCGTAAAACTATCTCGCAATACGTTCCCAAGGACATTCAGGGCTACATCGAACCCTTCGGGGGTGCAGCCTGGATGCTGCTCTTCAAAGACAAGTGGGGCGATCTGGAAGTTTATAACGATCTCGATTATCGCCTGGTCAATCTCTTCCTGCAGGTGAAGTATCACCCGGATGAGCTGATTAAAGAACTGGACTTTCTCGTAGCCAGCCGCAAGCTCTTCTGTGACATCCTCAAGCAAGAAGGTCTTACCGAGATACAGAGAGCTGCCAGGTTCATGTTCCTGATCACGAGATCATTCGGAAGCAAAGGTGATAGCTTTGGTACCTCTCAGAAGCGTGGTACCTCCAGTATGTATAACCGCTTGGAACGCATCAAGGAACTCCACAAACGCTTAGACATGGTGATCATCGAGAACCTCTCTTATGAGAAGGTGATTGAGAAGTACGATACCAAGAGCAACTTCTTCTACTGTGATCCACCATACATGCTGGGCTATACCTACGAGAACTCCAAGCAGTTCAGTCATGAAGCCCTCAGAGACATTCTGAAGAGCATCAAGGGCAGGTTCATCCTCTCCTATGATGATAACCCGGATGTGCTCAAGCTATACAAAGGCTATGATATCAGGCATGTCACCAGAACCAAGGGTATCAACCGCAAGGAAGGAAAGTCCGAGTTCAATGAAGTGATCATCGCCAACTTCGATCTCATTGATATCGATCATGATACAGCCAAGACCAAACCCAAAACCACCAAAGAGATCAGGGGGATATCATGAACAGCATCATCTCCTGGGTAGGTGGCAAGCGTCTCCTAAGAAAGAAGATACTGCCACTCATTCCAAAGCATGATATCTACTGTGAAGTCTTTGGCGGTGCTGCCTGGATACTGTTCGGGAAGAGTCCCAACAAGGAAGATTGGCAGATATCCAATAAGAGCCGTTACACTGAAGTCTACAATGACATCAATGGTGATCTGGTGAACTTCTGGAA
Encoded proteins:
- a CDS encoding DNA adenine methylase, with amino-acid sequence MDALIGWIGGKRLLRKTISQYVPKDIQGYIEPFGGAAWMLLFKDKWGDLEVYNDLDYRLVNLFLQVKYHPDELIKELDFLVASRKLFCDILKQEGLTEIQRAARFMFLITRSFGSKGDSFGTSQKRGTSSMYNRLERIKELHKRLDMVIIENLSYEKVIEKYDTKSNFFYCDPPYMLGYTYENSKQFSHEALRDILKSIKGRFILSYDDNPDVLKLYKGYDIRHVTRTKGINRKEGKSEFNEVIIANFDLIDIDHDTAKTKPKTTKEIRGIS